In Eschrichtius robustus isolate mEscRob2 chromosome 11, mEscRob2.pri, whole genome shotgun sequence, the following proteins share a genomic window:
- the SF1 gene encoding splicing factor 1 isoform X5, producing the protein MATGANATPLDFPSKKRKRSRWNQDTMEQKTVIPGMPTVIPPGLTREQERAYIVQLQIEDLTRKLRTGDLGIPPNPEDRSPSPEPIYNSEGKRLNTREFRTRKKLEEERHNLITEMVALNPDFKPPADYKPPATRVSDKVMIPQDEYPEINFVGLLIGPRGNTLKNIEKECNAKIMIRGKGSVKEGKVGRKDGQMLPGEDEPLHALVTANTMENVKKAVEQIRNILKQGIETPEDQNDLRKMQLRELARLNGTLREDDNRILRPWQSSETRSITNTTVCTKCGGAGHIASDCKFQRPGDPQSAQDKARMDKEYLSLMAELGEAPVPASVGSTSGPATTPLASAPRPAAPANNPPPPSLMSTTQSRPPWMNSGPSESRPYHGMHGGGPGGPGGGPHSFPHPLPSLTGGHGGHPMQHNPNGPPPPWMQPPPPPMNQGPHPPGHHGPPPMGKSVPGKYACGLWGLSPASRKRYDAAAAYGHDAAAAAASQWAASTPSLWSSSPMAAAAAAASATPSAQQQYGFQYPFAMAAKYDDYHHERWHRVHPAMATAAGGCRSFSRSPSDARQPHYGAPAPRGPAASAARGPSPSAASAAWFRRHDVCPAPSSSASHGPF; encoded by the exons ATGGCGACCGGAGCGAACGCCACGCCGCTGG acTTTCCCAGTAAGAAGCGGAAGAGGAGCCGCTGGAACCAAGACACAATGGAACAGAAGACGGTGATTCCAGGAATGCCTACAGTTATCCCCCCTGGACTTACTCGGGAACAAGAAAGAGCTTATATAG TGCAACTGCAGATAGAAGACCTGACTCGTAAACTGCGCACAGGAGACCTGGGCATCCCCCCTAACCCTGAGGACAG GTCCCCTTCCCCTGAGCCCATCTACAATAGCGAGGGGAAGCGGCTTAACACTCGTGAGTTCCGCACCCGCAAAAAGCTTGAAGAGGAGCGGCATAACCTCATCACGGAAATGGTTGCCCTCAACCCTGATTTCAAGCCACCTGCAGATTACAA ACCTCCAGCAACACGTGTGAGCGATAAAGTAATGATTCCACAAGATGAGTATCCAGAAATCAACTTTGTGGGGCTGCTGATTGGGCCCAG AGGGAACACCTTGAAGAACATAGAGAAGGAGTGTAATGCCAAGATCATGATCCGGGGGAAAGGCTCTGTGAAAGAAGGGAAAGTCGGGCGCAAAGATGGCCAGATGCTGCCAGGAGAAGATGAGCCGCTTCATGCCCTGGTTACTGCCAATACCATGGAGAATGTGAAGAAAGCAGTAGAACAG ATAAGAAACATCCTGAAGCAGGGTATCGAGACTCCTGAGGACCAGAACGATCTACGGAAGATGCAGCTTCGAGAGTTGGCTCGTTTGAATGGGACCCTTCGGGAAGACGATAACAG GATCTTAAGACCCTGGCAGAGCTCGGAGACCCGCAGCATTACCAATACCACAGTGTGTACCAAGTGTGGAGGGGCTGGCCACATTGCTTCCGATTGCAAATTCCAAAG GCCTGGTGACCCCCAGTCAGCTCAGGATAAAGCGCGGATGGATAAAGAATACTTGTCCCTCATGGCTGAACTGGGGGAGGCACCTGTGCCCGCATCTGTGGGCTCCACCTCTGGGCCCGCCACCACACCCCTGGCCAGTGCACCTCGGCCCGCTGCTCCCGCCAACAATCCACCTCCGCCG TCTCTCATGTCCACTACCCAGAGCCGCCCACCCTGGATGAATTCTGGCCCGTCAGAGAGTCGGCCCTACCATGGCATGCACGGAGGTGGCCCTGGTGGGCCCGGAGGTGGCCCGCACAGCTTCCCACACCCGTTACCCAGCCTGACGGGCGGGCACGGTGGACATCCCATGCAGCACAACCCGAATGGACCCCCTCCTCCTTGGATGCAGCCGCCGCCACCACCGATGAACCAGGGCCCCCACCCACCTGGGCACCATGGCCCTCCTCCAATGGGTAA ATCAGTACCTGGGAAGTACGCCTGTGGGCTCTGGGGTCTATCGCCTGCATCAAGGAAAAG GTATGATGCCGCCGCCGCCTATGGGCATgatgccgccgccgccgccgcctcccagTGGGCagcctccaccccctccctctgGTCCTCTTCCCccatggcagcagcagcagcagcagcctccgCCACCCCCTCCGCCCAGCAGCAGTATGGCTTCCAGTACCCCTTTGCCATGGCAGCAAA ATACGACGACTACCACCACGAGCGCTGGCACAGGGTCCATCCCGCCATGGCAACAGCAGCAGGCGGCTGCCGCAGCTTCTCCAGGAGCCCCTCAGATGCAAGGCAACCCCACTATGGTGCCCCTGCCCCCAGGGGTCCAGCCGCCTCTGCCGCCCGgggcccctccccctccgccGCCTCCGCCGCCTGGTTCCGCCGGCATGATGtatgccccgccccctcctcctccgcctccCATGGACCCTTCTAA